Below is a genomic region from Oceaniferula marina.
TGAGCAGCGTAGGGTTAATGTAGATCTGCCTATTTGGATGATTAATTCGCTTGATGTTGAAGCAAAGCGTGTAGGTGTCACTCGGCAGTCCGTAGTCAAAGTTTGGCTCGCGGAAAGATTAAAAGCAGAACAAGTCGCAGCACCCGACC
It encodes:
- the brnA gene encoding type II toxin-antitoxin system BrnA family antitoxin, translating into MKAEDLDKKFDAGEDISQYLNWDKAVRPGLEQRRVNVDLPIWMINSLDVEAKRVGVTRQSVVKVWLAERLKAEQVAAPDR